The following coding sequences are from one Cervus canadensis isolate Bull #8, Minnesota chromosome 4, ASM1932006v1, whole genome shotgun sequence window:
- the ZFR2 gene encoding zinc finger RNA-binding protein 2 isoform X4, whose protein sequence is MAASNYYGFAQGIGSQYSVPPPSAFPLPAAGASLSTQPAPGLGLALIPFPEAAQPPGPGYSGYQPHSGQDLGYSAQPQEPMPAATTAPSYQDSYSYGLSTATSGYENKQYPPSVAGQPQLPAAATLCPPGTQGAYGGGGYSQAQPLPQMPTAEAGPPASVACSSYTYAPASSAQPMASSVPTLPASSSFSAASALYTGPSYPSYDASSYSVARPYYPPLLTPQMQPPPPPPPPQQPPAPPKPVESSQWGGPGGSPSASCANSIAKKLPVPSKLPRPRTGPQPLPLHYCDICKISCAGPQQTYREHLEGQKHKKKEAAQKMGVQPNGSPRGVQAQLHCDLCAVSCTGAEAYAAHIRGAKHQKVFKLHTKLGKPIPTIDPASANPSLAQAPSTSQPASTPVTVTAESAPAASAKPVAPASPSVCATSRPPPPRRPATSKASRVGPPALPATDCRPLHGKPAPPRSERPGEPSARGGSAEASGSSCEGQPVGPGYVEEVCNEEGRVIRFHCKLCECSFNDPNARDMHVRGRRHRLQYKKKVNPDLPIADKPSTRVRKLVEETLRRQRQLTKRRLGELRRWHNETRCSLSALRSGRAPPGPPRAPVGPPHSPAAAQGPESLSSRRRYDLCRRRLQEGPPVPDSRSGRPLPDQHLPALRSRPGAPAAKPLPTRRPESSDDRHVMCKHSAIYPTEEELLAVQKAVSHAERALKLVSDTLAEEDSASPEPEGGDHSHPSPSARILKGVMRVGLLAKGLLLRGDRAVQLILLCSQKPTRALQRRVAEQLPLQLPVVTDDKYEVSSDPDASIVISSCEEPRIQVAVSITSPLMREDPSADREGTEVPPPDPGDVLSPEKCLQALAALRHAKWFQARASGLQPCVIVIRVFRDLCQRVPTWGALPDWAMELLVEKALSSTKGPLSPGDAVRRVLECVASGTLLTDGPGLQDPCERDQIDALGSMTLQEREDITASAQNQAGGTLPEEATGGRRAGGQGGQRPEEAASPPQRDLTRCR, encoded by the exons CGTCCCGCCTCCGTCAGcttttcccctccccgctgctgGAGCCAGCTTGTCCACACAGCCTGCTCCTGGACTGGGCCTGGCCCTGATCCCATTTCCCGAGGCCGCCCAGCCCCCTGGGCCAGGATACAGTGGGTACCAGCCCCACTCCGGTCAGGACCTCGGTTATAGCGCCCAACCCCAGGAGCCTATGCCAGCTGCCACCACGGCACCCTCCTACCAG GACAGTTACAGCTACGGACTGTCGACAGCCACCAGTGGCTATGAGAACAAACAGTACCCGCCATCTGTGGCCGGCCAGCCTCAGCTCCCAGCCGCGGCCACGCTCTGCCCGCCAG GGACCCAAGGAGCCTACGGGGGCGGTGGGTACAGCCAGGCACAGCCCCTGCCACAGATGCCCACCGCCGAGGCAGGGCCGCCAGCCAGCGTCGCCTGCTCCAGCTACACTTACGCCCCAGCAAGCAGCGCCCAGCCCATGGCCTCCTCCGTTCCCACCCTGCCGGCCTCCTCATCCTTCAGCGCAGCCTCCGCCCTGTACACGG gGCCAAGCTACCCGAGCTATGACGCGTCCTCCTACTCCGTGGCCCGTCCTTACTACCCACCGTTACTCACTCCACAGatgcagccgccgccgccgccacccccaccccagcagccccCCGCACCCCCAAAGCCTGTGGAGTCATCCCAGTGGGGTGGCCCAGGAGGCAGTCCCAGTGCCAGCTGTGCCAACAGCATCGCCAAGAAGCTTCCAGTTCCCAGCAAGCTGCCAAGACCCCGGACCGGCCCCCAGCCGCTCCCGCTTCACTACTGTGACATCTGCAAGATCAGCTGTGCCGGCCCCCAG CAGACGTACCGCGAGCACCTGGAAGGGCAGAAGCACAAGAAGAAAGAGGCAGCTCAGAAGATGGGCGTCCAGCCCAACGGCAGCCCGCGGGGGGTGCAGGCACAGCTGCACTGCGACCTCTGTGCCGTGTCCTGCACCGGGGCAGAGGCCTACGCCGCCCACATCCGGGGAGCCAAGCACCAGAAG GTCTTCAAGCTGCACACCAAACTGGGGAAGCCCATCCCCACCATAGACCCCGCATCGGCCAACCCCAGCTTggcccaggcccccagcaccAGCCAGCCGGCCTCCACCCCCGTCACCGTCACCGCAGAGAGCGCCCCTGCAGCCTCAGCCAAGCCCGTGGCCCCCGCCAGCCCCAGCGTGTGTGCCACGAGCAGGCCACCACCGCCCAGGAGACCGGCCACCTCGAAGGCCTCGCGTGTGG ggccccctgcactgcCAGCAACTGACTGTAGACCCCTCCACGGGAAACCTGCACCCCCCAGATCCGAGCGGCCTGGGGAGCCGTCCGCCCGAGGAGGCTCTGCAGAAGCTTCTGGAAGCAGTTGTGAGGGGCAGCCGGTGGGCCCAGGCTACGTGGAGGAG GTGTGCAACGAGGAGGGCCGGGTGATCCGCTTCCATTGCAAGCTGTGTGAGTGCAGCTTCAACGACCCCAACGCCAGGGACATGCACGTGCGGGGACGGCGGCACCGGCTGCAGTACAAG AAAAAAGTGAACCCTGACCTCCCGATCGCAGACAAGCCCAGCACACGGGTGCGCAAGCTCGTGGAGGAGACACTGCGGAGGCAGCGGCAGCTGACCAAGAGGCGGCTGGGGGAGCTGCGGCGCTGGCACAATGAGACGAGGTGCAGCCTCTCGGCCCTGCGCAGTGGGAGGGCTCCCCCCGGGCCCCCCAGGGCTCCAGTGGGGCCACCTCACAGTCCTGCCGCCGCTCAGGGCCCCGAGTCCCTCTCGTCCCGCAGGCGCTACGACTTGTGCAGGAGGCGGCTGCAAGAGGGGCCGCCTGTCCCGGACTCACGCTCAGGACGCCCTCTGCCTGACCAGCACCTGCCTGCCCTCAGGAGTCGGCCAGGGGCGCCCGCAGCCAAGCCTCTG cccaccaggcggcCGGAGTCCAGTGACGACCGGCATGTCATGTGTAAGCACTCGGCCATCTACCCAACGGAGGAGGAGCTCCTGGCCGTCCAGAAGGCCGTCTCCCATGCGGAGCGTGCCCTCAAGCTGGTGTCTGACACGCTGGCTGAGGAGGACTCTGCCAGCCCAGAGCCCGAGGGCGGGGACCACAG CCACCCCAGCCCCTCGGCCCGGATCCTGAAAGGCGTGATGCGGGTCGGCCTCCTGGCGAAGGGGCTACTCCTGCGGGGAGATCGGGCGGTGCAGCTGATCCTGCTCTGCTCCCAGAAGCCCACCCGCGCCCTGCAGCGCAGAGTCGCCGAGCAGCTGCCCCTCCAGCTCCCG GTGGTCACAGACGACAAGTACGAGGTGTCTTCTGACCCGGACGCCAGCATCGTCATCTCCTCCTGCGAGGAGCCCCGGATACAGGTCGCTGTGTCCATCACCTCGCCCCTGATGCGGGAGGACCCCTCCGCAGACCGAG AAGGAACCGAGGTGCCTCCGCCAGACCCAGGAGATGTCCTGAGCCCAGAGAAGTGCCTCCAGGCACTGGCTGCTCTCCGCCACGCCAAGTGGTTCCAG GCGAGAGCCAGCGGCCTGCAGCCCTGTGTGATCGTCATCAGGGTCTTCCGGGACCTCTGCCAGCGCGTGCCCACCTGGGGGGCCCTGCCGGACTGG GCCATGGAGCTGCTGGTGGAGAAGGCCCTGAGCAGCACCAAGGGGCCCCTGAGCCCCGGGGATGCCGTGCGCCGAGTCCTGGAGTGCGTGGCCTCGGGGACGCTCCTCACAG ATGGGCCCGGGCTCCAGGATCCCTGTGAGAGAGACCAGATAGATGCCCTCGGCTCCATGACCCTCCAGGAACGAGAAGACATCACAGCCAGCGCCCAG AATCAGGCTGGGGGCACGCTTCCGGAAGAGGCCACGGGAGGCAGGCGAGCTGGAGGCCAAGGAGGGCAGCGACCAGAGGAAGCGGCCTCGCCTCCCCAACGGGACCTGACACGCTGCCGCTGA
- the ZFR2 gene encoding zinc finger RNA-binding protein 2 isoform X6 translates to MAASNYYGFAQGIGSQYSVPPPSAFPLPAAGASLSTQPAPGLGLALIPFPEAAQPPGPGYSGYQPHSGQDLGYSAQPQEPMPAATTAPSYQDSYSYGLSTATSGYENKQYPPSVAGQPQLPAAATLCPPGTQGAYGGGGYSQAQPLPQMPTAEAGPPASVACSSYTYAPASSAQPMASSVPTLPASSSFSAASALYTGPSYPSYDASSYSVARPYYPPLLTPQMQPPPPPPPPQQPPAPPKPVESSQWGGPGGSPSASCANSIAKKLPVPSKLPRPRTGPQPLPLHYCDICKISCAGPQTYREHLEGQKHKKKEAAQKMGVQPNGSPRGVQAQLHCDLCAVSCTGAEAYAAHIRGAKHQKVFKLHTKLGKPIPTIDPASANPSLAQAPSTSQPASTPVTVTAESAPAASAKPVAPASPSVCATSRPPPPRRPATSKASRVGPPALPATDCRPLHGKPAPPRSERPGEPSARGGSAEASGSSCEGQPVGPGYVEEVCNEEGRVIRFHCKLCECSFNDPNARDMHVRGRRHRLQYKKKVNPDLPIADKPSTRVRKLVEETLRRQRQLTKRRLGELRRWHNETRCSLSALRSGRAPPGPPRAPVGPPHSPAAAQGPESLSSRRRYDLCRRRLQEGPPVPDSRSGRPLPDQHLPALRSRPGAPAAKPLPTRRPESSDDRHVMCKHSAIYPTEEELLAVQKAVSHAERALKLVSDTLAEEDSASPEPEGGDHSHPSPSARILKGVMRVGLLAKGLLLRGDRAVQLILLCSQKPTRALQRRVAEQLPLQLPVVTDDKYEVSSDPDASIVISSCEEPRIQVAVSITSPLMREDPSADREGTEVPPPDPGDVLSPEKCLQALAALRHAKWFQARASGLQPCVIVIRVFRDLCQRVPTWGALPDWAMELLVEKALSSTKGPLSPGDAVRRVLECVASGTLLTDGPGLQDPCERDQIDALGSMTLQEREDITASAQHALRMLAFRQIHKILGIDPLPPPRIRLGARFRKRPREAGELEAKEGSDQRKRPRLPNGT, encoded by the exons CGTCCCGCCTCCGTCAGcttttcccctccccgctgctgGAGCCAGCTTGTCCACACAGCCTGCTCCTGGACTGGGCCTGGCCCTGATCCCATTTCCCGAGGCCGCCCAGCCCCCTGGGCCAGGATACAGTGGGTACCAGCCCCACTCCGGTCAGGACCTCGGTTATAGCGCCCAACCCCAGGAGCCTATGCCAGCTGCCACCACGGCACCCTCCTACCAG GACAGTTACAGCTACGGACTGTCGACAGCCACCAGTGGCTATGAGAACAAACAGTACCCGCCATCTGTGGCCGGCCAGCCTCAGCTCCCAGCCGCGGCCACGCTCTGCCCGCCAG GGACCCAAGGAGCCTACGGGGGCGGTGGGTACAGCCAGGCACAGCCCCTGCCACAGATGCCCACCGCCGAGGCAGGGCCGCCAGCCAGCGTCGCCTGCTCCAGCTACACTTACGCCCCAGCAAGCAGCGCCCAGCCCATGGCCTCCTCCGTTCCCACCCTGCCGGCCTCCTCATCCTTCAGCGCAGCCTCCGCCCTGTACACGG gGCCAAGCTACCCGAGCTATGACGCGTCCTCCTACTCCGTGGCCCGTCCTTACTACCCACCGTTACTCACTCCACAGatgcagccgccgccgccgccacccccaccccagcagccccCCGCACCCCCAAAGCCTGTGGAGTCATCCCAGTGGGGTGGCCCAGGAGGCAGTCCCAGTGCCAGCTGTGCCAACAGCATCGCCAAGAAGCTTCCAGTTCCCAGCAAGCTGCCAAGACCCCGGACCGGCCCCCAGCCGCTCCCGCTTCACTACTGTGACATCTGCAAGATCAGCTGTGCCGGCCCCCAG ACGTACCGCGAGCACCTGGAAGGGCAGAAGCACAAGAAGAAAGAGGCAGCTCAGAAGATGGGCGTCCAGCCCAACGGCAGCCCGCGGGGGGTGCAGGCACAGCTGCACTGCGACCTCTGTGCCGTGTCCTGCACCGGGGCAGAGGCCTACGCCGCCCACATCCGGGGAGCCAAGCACCAGAAG GTCTTCAAGCTGCACACCAAACTGGGGAAGCCCATCCCCACCATAGACCCCGCATCGGCCAACCCCAGCTTggcccaggcccccagcaccAGCCAGCCGGCCTCCACCCCCGTCACCGTCACCGCAGAGAGCGCCCCTGCAGCCTCAGCCAAGCCCGTGGCCCCCGCCAGCCCCAGCGTGTGTGCCACGAGCAGGCCACCACCGCCCAGGAGACCGGCCACCTCGAAGGCCTCGCGTGTGG ggccccctgcactgcCAGCAACTGACTGTAGACCCCTCCACGGGAAACCTGCACCCCCCAGATCCGAGCGGCCTGGGGAGCCGTCCGCCCGAGGAGGCTCTGCAGAAGCTTCTGGAAGCAGTTGTGAGGGGCAGCCGGTGGGCCCAGGCTACGTGGAGGAG GTGTGCAACGAGGAGGGCCGGGTGATCCGCTTCCATTGCAAGCTGTGTGAGTGCAGCTTCAACGACCCCAACGCCAGGGACATGCACGTGCGGGGACGGCGGCACCGGCTGCAGTACAAG AAAAAAGTGAACCCTGACCTCCCGATCGCAGACAAGCCCAGCACACGGGTGCGCAAGCTCGTGGAGGAGACACTGCGGAGGCAGCGGCAGCTGACCAAGAGGCGGCTGGGGGAGCTGCGGCGCTGGCACAATGAGACGAGGTGCAGCCTCTCGGCCCTGCGCAGTGGGAGGGCTCCCCCCGGGCCCCCCAGGGCTCCAGTGGGGCCACCTCACAGTCCTGCCGCCGCTCAGGGCCCCGAGTCCCTCTCGTCCCGCAGGCGCTACGACTTGTGCAGGAGGCGGCTGCAAGAGGGGCCGCCTGTCCCGGACTCACGCTCAGGACGCCCTCTGCCTGACCAGCACCTGCCTGCCCTCAGGAGTCGGCCAGGGGCGCCCGCAGCCAAGCCTCTG cccaccaggcggcCGGAGTCCAGTGACGACCGGCATGTCATGTGTAAGCACTCGGCCATCTACCCAACGGAGGAGGAGCTCCTGGCCGTCCAGAAGGCCGTCTCCCATGCGGAGCGTGCCCTCAAGCTGGTGTCTGACACGCTGGCTGAGGAGGACTCTGCCAGCCCAGAGCCCGAGGGCGGGGACCACAG CCACCCCAGCCCCTCGGCCCGGATCCTGAAAGGCGTGATGCGGGTCGGCCTCCTGGCGAAGGGGCTACTCCTGCGGGGAGATCGGGCGGTGCAGCTGATCCTGCTCTGCTCCCAGAAGCCCACCCGCGCCCTGCAGCGCAGAGTCGCCGAGCAGCTGCCCCTCCAGCTCCCG GTGGTCACAGACGACAAGTACGAGGTGTCTTCTGACCCGGACGCCAGCATCGTCATCTCCTCCTGCGAGGAGCCCCGGATACAGGTCGCTGTGTCCATCACCTCGCCCCTGATGCGGGAGGACCCCTCCGCAGACCGAG AAGGAACCGAGGTGCCTCCGCCAGACCCAGGAGATGTCCTGAGCCCAGAGAAGTGCCTCCAGGCACTGGCTGCTCTCCGCCACGCCAAGTGGTTCCAG GCGAGAGCCAGCGGCCTGCAGCCCTGTGTGATCGTCATCAGGGTCTTCCGGGACCTCTGCCAGCGCGTGCCCACCTGGGGGGCCCTGCCGGACTGG GCCATGGAGCTGCTGGTGGAGAAGGCCCTGAGCAGCACCAAGGGGCCCCTGAGCCCCGGGGATGCCGTGCGCCGAGTCCTGGAGTGCGTGGCCTCGGGGACGCTCCTCACAG ATGGGCCCGGGCTCCAGGATCCCTGTGAGAGAGACCAGATAGATGCCCTCGGCTCCATGACCCTCCAGGAACGAGAAGACATCACAGCCAGCGCCCAG CACGCCCTGCGCATGTTGGCGTTCCGGCAGATCCACAAGATCCTGGGCATCGACCCACTGCCGCCTCCCAGAATCAGGCTGGGGGCACGCTTCCGGAAGAGGCCACGGGAGGCAGGCGAGCTGGAGGCCAAGGAGGGCAGCGACCAGAGGAAGCGGCCTCGCCTCCCCAACGGGACCTGA
- the ZFR2 gene encoding zinc finger RNA-binding protein 2 isoform X3 has protein sequence MAASNYYGFAQGIGSQYSVPPPSAFPLPAAGASLSTQPAPGLGLALIPFPEAAQPPGPGYSGYQPHSGQDLGYSAQPQEPMPAATTAPSYQDSYSYGLSTATSGYENKQYPPSVAGQPQLPAAATLCPPGTQGAYGGGGYSQAQPLPQMPTAEAGPPASVACSSYTYAPASSAQPMASSVPTLPASSSFSAASALYTGPSYPSYDASSYSVARPYYPPLLTPQMQPPPPPPPPQQPPAPPKPVESSQWGGPGGSPSASCANSIAKKLPVPSKLPRPRTGPQPLPLHYCDICKISCAGPQQTYREHLEGQKHKKKEAAQKMGVQPNGSPRGVQAQLHCDLCAVSCTGAEAYAAHIRGAKHQKVFKLHTKLGKPIPTIDPASANPSLAQAPSTSQPASTPVTVTAESAPAASAKPVAPASPSVCATSRPPPPRRPATSKASRVGPPALPATDCRPLHGKPAPPRSERPGEPSARGGSAEASGSSCEGQPVGPGYVEEVCNEEGRVIRFHCKLCECSFNDPNARDMHVRGRRHRLQYKKKVNPDLPIADKPSTRVRKLVEETLRRQRQLTKRRLGELRRWHNETRCSLSALRSGRAPPGPPRAPVGPPHSPAAAQGPESLSSRRRYDLCRRRLQEGPPVPDSRSGRPLPDQHLPALRSRPGAPAAKPLPTRRPESSDDRHVMCKHSAIYPTEEELLAVQKAVSHAERALKLVSDTLAEEDSASPEPEGGDHSHPSPSARILKGVMRVGLLAKGLLLRGDRAVQLILLCSQKPTRALQRRVAEQLPLQLPVVTDDKYEVSSDPDASIVISSCEEPRIQVAVSITSPLMREDPSADREGTEVPPPDPGDVLSPEKCLQALAALRHAKWFQARASGLQPCVIVIRVFRDLCQRVPTWGALPDWAMELLVEKALSSTKGPLSPGDAVRRVLECVASGTLLTDGPGLQDPCERDQIDALGSMTLQEREDITASAQHALRMLAFRQIHKILGIDPLPPPRIRLGARFRKRPREAGELEAKEGSDQRKRPRLPNGT, from the exons CGTCCCGCCTCCGTCAGcttttcccctccccgctgctgGAGCCAGCTTGTCCACACAGCCTGCTCCTGGACTGGGCCTGGCCCTGATCCCATTTCCCGAGGCCGCCCAGCCCCCTGGGCCAGGATACAGTGGGTACCAGCCCCACTCCGGTCAGGACCTCGGTTATAGCGCCCAACCCCAGGAGCCTATGCCAGCTGCCACCACGGCACCCTCCTACCAG GACAGTTACAGCTACGGACTGTCGACAGCCACCAGTGGCTATGAGAACAAACAGTACCCGCCATCTGTGGCCGGCCAGCCTCAGCTCCCAGCCGCGGCCACGCTCTGCCCGCCAG GGACCCAAGGAGCCTACGGGGGCGGTGGGTACAGCCAGGCACAGCCCCTGCCACAGATGCCCACCGCCGAGGCAGGGCCGCCAGCCAGCGTCGCCTGCTCCAGCTACACTTACGCCCCAGCAAGCAGCGCCCAGCCCATGGCCTCCTCCGTTCCCACCCTGCCGGCCTCCTCATCCTTCAGCGCAGCCTCCGCCCTGTACACGG gGCCAAGCTACCCGAGCTATGACGCGTCCTCCTACTCCGTGGCCCGTCCTTACTACCCACCGTTACTCACTCCACAGatgcagccgccgccgccgccacccccaccccagcagccccCCGCACCCCCAAAGCCTGTGGAGTCATCCCAGTGGGGTGGCCCAGGAGGCAGTCCCAGTGCCAGCTGTGCCAACAGCATCGCCAAGAAGCTTCCAGTTCCCAGCAAGCTGCCAAGACCCCGGACCGGCCCCCAGCCGCTCCCGCTTCACTACTGTGACATCTGCAAGATCAGCTGTGCCGGCCCCCAG CAGACGTACCGCGAGCACCTGGAAGGGCAGAAGCACAAGAAGAAAGAGGCAGCTCAGAAGATGGGCGTCCAGCCCAACGGCAGCCCGCGGGGGGTGCAGGCACAGCTGCACTGCGACCTCTGTGCCGTGTCCTGCACCGGGGCAGAGGCCTACGCCGCCCACATCCGGGGAGCCAAGCACCAGAAG GTCTTCAAGCTGCACACCAAACTGGGGAAGCCCATCCCCACCATAGACCCCGCATCGGCCAACCCCAGCTTggcccaggcccccagcaccAGCCAGCCGGCCTCCACCCCCGTCACCGTCACCGCAGAGAGCGCCCCTGCAGCCTCAGCCAAGCCCGTGGCCCCCGCCAGCCCCAGCGTGTGTGCCACGAGCAGGCCACCACCGCCCAGGAGACCGGCCACCTCGAAGGCCTCGCGTGTGG ggccccctgcactgcCAGCAACTGACTGTAGACCCCTCCACGGGAAACCTGCACCCCCCAGATCCGAGCGGCCTGGGGAGCCGTCCGCCCGAGGAGGCTCTGCAGAAGCTTCTGGAAGCAGTTGTGAGGGGCAGCCGGTGGGCCCAGGCTACGTGGAGGAG GTGTGCAACGAGGAGGGCCGGGTGATCCGCTTCCATTGCAAGCTGTGTGAGTGCAGCTTCAACGACCCCAACGCCAGGGACATGCACGTGCGGGGACGGCGGCACCGGCTGCAGTACAAG AAAAAAGTGAACCCTGACCTCCCGATCGCAGACAAGCCCAGCACACGGGTGCGCAAGCTCGTGGAGGAGACACTGCGGAGGCAGCGGCAGCTGACCAAGAGGCGGCTGGGGGAGCTGCGGCGCTGGCACAATGAGACGAGGTGCAGCCTCTCGGCCCTGCGCAGTGGGAGGGCTCCCCCCGGGCCCCCCAGGGCTCCAGTGGGGCCACCTCACAGTCCTGCCGCCGCTCAGGGCCCCGAGTCCCTCTCGTCCCGCAGGCGCTACGACTTGTGCAGGAGGCGGCTGCAAGAGGGGCCGCCTGTCCCGGACTCACGCTCAGGACGCCCTCTGCCTGACCAGCACCTGCCTGCCCTCAGGAGTCGGCCAGGGGCGCCCGCAGCCAAGCCTCTG cccaccaggcggcCGGAGTCCAGTGACGACCGGCATGTCATGTGTAAGCACTCGGCCATCTACCCAACGGAGGAGGAGCTCCTGGCCGTCCAGAAGGCCGTCTCCCATGCGGAGCGTGCCCTCAAGCTGGTGTCTGACACGCTGGCTGAGGAGGACTCTGCCAGCCCAGAGCCCGAGGGCGGGGACCACAG CCACCCCAGCCCCTCGGCCCGGATCCTGAAAGGCGTGATGCGGGTCGGCCTCCTGGCGAAGGGGCTACTCCTGCGGGGAGATCGGGCGGTGCAGCTGATCCTGCTCTGCTCCCAGAAGCCCACCCGCGCCCTGCAGCGCAGAGTCGCCGAGCAGCTGCCCCTCCAGCTCCCG GTGGTCACAGACGACAAGTACGAGGTGTCTTCTGACCCGGACGCCAGCATCGTCATCTCCTCCTGCGAGGAGCCCCGGATACAGGTCGCTGTGTCCATCACCTCGCCCCTGATGCGGGAGGACCCCTCCGCAGACCGAG AAGGAACCGAGGTGCCTCCGCCAGACCCAGGAGATGTCCTGAGCCCAGAGAAGTGCCTCCAGGCACTGGCTGCTCTCCGCCACGCCAAGTGGTTCCAG GCGAGAGCCAGCGGCCTGCAGCCCTGTGTGATCGTCATCAGGGTCTTCCGGGACCTCTGCCAGCGCGTGCCCACCTGGGGGGCCCTGCCGGACTGG GCCATGGAGCTGCTGGTGGAGAAGGCCCTGAGCAGCACCAAGGGGCCCCTGAGCCCCGGGGATGCCGTGCGCCGAGTCCTGGAGTGCGTGGCCTCGGGGACGCTCCTCACAG ATGGGCCCGGGCTCCAGGATCCCTGTGAGAGAGACCAGATAGATGCCCTCGGCTCCATGACCCTCCAGGAACGAGAAGACATCACAGCCAGCGCCCAG CACGCCCTGCGCATGTTGGCGTTCCGGCAGATCCACAAGATCCTGGGCATCGACCCACTGCCGCCTCCCAGAATCAGGCTGGGGGCACGCTTCCGGAAGAGGCCACGGGAGGCAGGCGAGCTGGAGGCCAAGGAGGGCAGCGACCAGAGGAAGCGGCCTCGCCTCCCCAACGGGACCTGA